In Saccharothrix syringae, the following are encoded in one genomic region:
- a CDS encoding RICIN domain-containing protein: MHLRGTISAIALFLSAPTASGAASAAPLAESTDATPPTTREVIKWWASQSIFVMDASNFGGHGTPVVLWQDTGGGNQYWVTEGAREGGTYLHPAYSSGLCLDFNGERGYGNPIKVNDCDGSDSQRWFFFYHPSGGNAIATHSDYQYCIDVPDANFSAGRQIQLWGCNNRSSQQWLR; encoded by the coding sequence ATGCACTTACGAGGCACCATCAGCGCCATCGCATTGTTTTTGAGCGCTCCCACCGCGAGCGGTGCCGCCTCGGCCGCACCGCTCGCCGAATCGACCGACGCCACTCCTCCCACGACCCGGGAAGTGATCAAATGGTGGGCGTCGCAGAGCATTTTCGTCATGGACGCGTCGAACTTCGGCGGTCACGGCACCCCGGTCGTGCTCTGGCAGGACACCGGCGGCGGTAACCAGTACTGGGTGACTGAGGGGGCCCGCGAGGGCGGCACCTACCTGCACCCCGCGTACTCCAGCGGGCTGTGCCTCGACTTCAACGGGGAACGGGGTTACGGGAATCCCATCAAGGTCAACGACTGCGATGGCAGCGACTCCCAGCGGTGGTTCTTCTTCTACCACCCGAGCGGAGGGAATGCGATTGCCACGCACAGCGACTACCAGTACTGCATCGACGTACCCGATGCCAATTTCTCGGCAGGTCGGCAGATTCAGCTCTGGGGGTGCAACAACAGGTCGTCACAGCAGTGGCTGAGGTAG